The Watersipora subatra chromosome 1, tzWatSuba1.1, whole genome shotgun sequence genome has a window encoding:
- the LOC137410333 gene encoding BBSome-interacting protein 1-like, with product MAQQEPSTKSDIKEALPQTGQLFHEDVPASVLCKPKILPLKSVTLEKLERMQREGQEAIMEQDAAERSQLQQHSDLNSQT from the exons ATGGCTCAACAAGAGCCATCTACAAAGTCTGACATTAAAGAG GCCCTTCCACAGACAGGCCAGTTGTTTCACGAAGATGTGCCAGCTAGTGTTTTGTGTAAGCCCAAGATTCTTCCGCTTAAATCGGTGACGCTGGAAAAACTAGAAAGAATGCAGAGAGAAGGGCAGGAGGCTATCATGGAGCAAGATGCTGCCGAAAGGTCCCAGTTGCAGCAGCATTCTGATTTGAACAGTCAGACATGA